Proteins from a genomic interval of Capra hircus breed San Clemente unplaced genomic scaffold, ASM170441v1, whole genome shotgun sequence:
- the LOC108635446 gene encoding double homeobox protein 4C-like → MHTVPAPGFAQAQGEHAWAPPSSPPPCALRLCPPCSSCTGPVATGSRRRRLVLRLSQKDALQALFQRNPYPGIATRERLARELGIAESRVQVWFQNNAEDGQSRADRRRLNMCTEKGSGQRPRHATVAPASTSVFLSSVQIGARRPQSAWAGSTGSPFLGTPPPQPPSGTLGSGCPGDSAREARRKRTVISPSQTSILVQAFTRDRFPGIAAREELARQTGIPEPRIQVWFQNRRARHPQQSPSGPGGAAATTPPAPEDRRAPPAVQSTSPPLRPSRHRRACHPRRRRRPQLLRSGPPPSGCPGLPLGSVWASR, encoded by the exons ATGCACACCGTCCCGGCTCCCGGCTTTGCTCAGGCACAGGGGGAGCACGCTTGGGCTCCGCCGTCCAGTCCTCCCCCGTGTGCTCTgagactctgccctccctgctctTCTTGCACAGGGCCCGTCGCCACAGGATCTCGAAGGAGGCGGCTCGTTCTGAGGCTGAGCCAGAAGGACGCCCTGCAAGCGCTCTTTCAACGGAACCCCTACCCTGGGATAGCGACCAGAGAACGGCTGGCCCGGGAGCTTGGCATTGCCGAAAGCAGAGTTCAG GTCTGGTTCCAAAACAACGCAGAAGACGGTCAAAGCAGAGCCGATCGCCGCCGTCTGAATATGTGCACCGAGAAGGGGAGCGGGCAACGTCCACGCCACGCCACCGTCGCGCCCGCCTCGACCTCAGTCTTCCTCTCCAG TGTCCAGATCGGGGCGCGACGCCCCCAGTCGGCGTGGGCGGGCAGCACTGGGTCCCCCTTCCTTGgcaccccccctccccagcccccgtcGGGAACTTTAGGCTCCGGCTGCCCAG GAGACTcggcccgagaggcccggagaaagAGGACCGTCATCTCTCCTTCCCAAACAAGCATCCTTGTGCAAGCCTTCACGAGGGATCGCTTCCCGGGGATTGCCGCCAGGGAAGAACTGGCTCGTCAGACGGGAATCCCAGAACCTCGAATCCAG GTATGGTTTCAAAACCGAAGAGCTCGGCACCCCCAGCAGAGCCCGAGCGGGCCCGGCGGCGCAGCAGCCACGActcctcctgctccagaggaCCGAAGGGCCCCACCCGCTGTCCAGagcacctctcctccccttcGCCCCTCCCGCCACAGGAGAGCATGCCaccctcggcggcggcggcggccgcagcTGCTCCGTTCGGGGCCCCCGCCTTCTGGGTGCCCGGGACTGCCTCTGGGGTCTGTGTGGGCCAGCCGTTGA